A genomic window from Streptomyces sp. WMMC940 includes:
- a CDS encoding GNAT family N-acetyltransferase, whose amino-acid sequence MSDLQIRPASPADVPAIVAMLADDPLGAQRESLDDPAPYLAAFERLATDPNQRLMVAERDGLTVGTLQLTIIPGLSRRGATRAIIEAVRIHADERGSGLGTQLIEWAVEESRHHGCRLVQLTSDASRADAHRFYERLGFEASHVGFKRVL is encoded by the coding sequence ATGAGCGATCTACAGATACGGCCCGCCTCCCCCGCCGACGTCCCCGCGATCGTGGCGATGCTCGCCGACGATCCACTGGGCGCGCAGCGCGAGTCGCTCGACGACCCGGCCCCCTACCTGGCCGCGTTCGAACGCCTTGCAACAGACCCGAACCAGCGCCTCATGGTCGCCGAGCGCGACGGCCTGACCGTCGGCACCCTGCAGCTCACCATCATCCCCGGGCTGTCCCGCCGCGGAGCCACTCGCGCGATCATCGAGGCGGTACGGATCCATGCCGACGAGCGGGGCAGCGGGCTGGGCACCCAGCTCATCGAGTGGGCGGTCGAGGAATCACGCCACCACGGCTGCCGCCTCGTCCAGCTGACGTCCGACGCCTCCCGCGCCGACGCTCATCGCTTCTACGAGCGCCTGGGCTTCGAGGCATCGCATGTGGGCTTCAAGCGAGTGCTCTGA
- a CDS encoding MarR family winged helix-turn-helix transcriptional regulator, whose translation MTATDPALTALAQSWCALSLLHGRIEGHIERALQTHHDLSVREYSLLDVLSRQHGGPGGHLQMKQVADAVVLSQSATTRLVTRLEDRGLLSRYLCDTDRRGIYTDVTEAGLELLAAARPTNDHALREALDEAAKDPELAPLVRAVEELKIPVSTVPAPTAASM comes from the coding sequence ATGACAGCGACGGACCCGGCACTCACCGCACTCGCCCAGAGCTGGTGCGCTCTCTCCCTGCTGCACGGCAGGATCGAGGGCCATATCGAGCGGGCCCTCCAGACGCATCACGATCTGAGCGTGCGGGAGTACTCACTGCTGGACGTGCTCAGCCGCCAACACGGCGGCCCGGGCGGCCACCTCCAGATGAAGCAGGTGGCCGACGCCGTCGTCCTCAGCCAGAGCGCCACTACCCGCCTCGTCACCCGGCTCGAGGACCGCGGGCTGCTGAGTCGCTATCTGTGCGACACCGACCGGCGCGGCATCTACACCGATGTCACGGAAGCCGGCCTCGAACTACTGGCCGCTGCCCGGCCGACGAACGACCATGCACTGCGCGAGGCTCTCGACGAGGCGGCCAAGGACCCCGAACTCGCTCCGCTGGTCCGGGCGGTCGAAGAGCTGAAGATTCCCGTATCCACGGTTCCCGCACCGACCGCCGCCTCCATGTGA
- a CDS encoding NUDIX domain-containing protein, translating to MTERPVVKRTARAILLDGDDLVLIKRTKPGMDPYWVTPGGGVEPEDATVVEALHREVDEELGAKIVDVVPCFVDTVEHIVDGGVSGVKVQHFFVCRLVAMDESRRHGPEVEDPCGEYEIVRVPFSRVGIAAVHLVPLSLRHYLDGNIEGVRAMHAPDLG from the coding sequence ATGACCGAACGGCCAGTGGTCAAGCGCACCGCACGCGCCATCCTGCTCGACGGCGACGACCTCGTACTGATCAAACGCACCAAGCCGGGCATGGACCCGTACTGGGTCACTCCGGGCGGCGGGGTCGAGCCCGAGGACGCGACCGTCGTCGAAGCCCTCCACCGCGAGGTGGACGAGGAACTCGGCGCCAAGATCGTCGATGTGGTGCCCTGCTTCGTGGACACCGTCGAGCACATCGTGGACGGCGGCGTCTCGGGCGTGAAGGTGCAGCACTTCTTCGTCTGCCGTCTGGTGGCCATGGACGAGTCCCGGCGGCACGGCCCCGAGGTGGAGGACCCCTGCGGCGAGTACGAGATCGTCCGGGTGCCCTTCAGCCGCGTCGGGATCGCCGCCGTGCACCTCGTCCCACTGTCCCTGCGGCACTACCTGGACGGCAACATCGAGGGGGTCCGGGCGATGCACGCACCCGACCTGGGCTGA
- a CDS encoding GNAT family N-acetyltransferase has product MPTPFPEHPIRRLTTADLHSCADLSEDRGWPREERKWGLLLAAGTGYGIDDTEAGGLMAGCVVTSYGPGLSALGMVLVAERYARQGVGRRLMRHVLAETGKTPLTLHATPNGQPLYEELGFTHAGRAEMVRGRFRLSGPAPRAVTRPATAEDLPAILRLDAEVFGVDRTHMLARLPAFADRLRLAEADGVLTGYAAAWPNMETQVVGPLIARDTDTAKALITSLAAETERPLRTDIDVRHEGLLTWLKASGLEPIAFNAVMLRGAPALPGDWTRRFAPLTVAAG; this is encoded by the coding sequence ATGCCAACTCCCTTCCCCGAGCACCCCATCCGGCGTCTGACCACTGCGGACCTGCACTCCTGTGCGGACCTCTCGGAGGACCGGGGATGGCCGCGCGAGGAGCGCAAATGGGGTCTCCTGCTGGCGGCCGGCACGGGGTACGGCATCGACGACACCGAAGCCGGAGGGCTCATGGCGGGGTGCGTGGTGACGTCGTACGGTCCGGGACTCTCCGCCCTCGGCATGGTGCTCGTGGCCGAGCGATACGCCCGGCAGGGTGTCGGGCGACGCCTGATGAGGCACGTACTCGCCGAGACCGGTAAGACGCCCCTGACGCTGCATGCCACGCCGAACGGGCAGCCTCTCTACGAGGAACTGGGCTTCACCCATGCCGGCCGCGCCGAGATGGTCCGTGGCCGCTTCCGCCTCTCCGGTCCGGCGCCCCGGGCCGTGACCCGGCCGGCCACGGCGGAGGACCTCCCGGCGATCCTCCGTCTGGACGCCGAGGTGTTCGGCGTGGACCGGACACATATGCTCGCCCGGCTGCCTGCCTTCGCCGACCGGTTGAGGCTTGCCGAAGCCGACGGAGTCCTCACGGGCTACGCGGCCGCATGGCCGAACATGGAGACCCAGGTCGTCGGCCCGCTGATCGCACGGGACACGGACACCGCCAAGGCCCTGATCACGTCGCTCGCCGCGGAGACGGAGCGTCCGCTCCGCACGGACATCGATGTGCGGCACGAGGGCCTGCTCACCTGGCTGAAGGCGAGCGGCCTCGAGCCGATCGCCTTCAACGCCGTGATGCTCCGCGGCGCTCCCGCTCTCCCGGGTGACTGGACCCGCAGATTCGCGCCGCTGACCGTCGCGGCGGGTTGA
- a CDS encoding MFS transporter, producing the protein MPLALLALAIGAFGIGTTEFVIMGLLPEVANDYRVSIPTAGFLVTGYALGVVLGAPLMTVLGTKVSRKRMLMLLMGLFVVGNVLSALAPVFGVMLTGRVVASLAHGAFFGIGSVVAADLVAPEKKAGAIAMMFTGLTVANVVGVPLGTFIGQGIGWRATFLIVAGLGVLGLAGVAGLVPEQPTPEGIRLRDELAAFRNVQVLLAMAMTVLGFGGVFAAITYITPMMTEVAGFADASVTWLLVLFGLGMVGGNLIGGKFADRALMPLLFVSLGALALVLALFTFTAQDKTAAAVTIVLVGGLGFATVPPLQKRVLDQASGAPTLASAVNIGAFNLGNALAAWLGGIVIAAGHGFTAPNWVGALLAGSALVLAMLSSALERRDVHRESRLVAPAAASEPAPFAAARH; encoded by the coding sequence ATGCCGCTCGCCCTCCTCGCCCTCGCCATCGGGGCATTCGGTATCGGAACCACCGAGTTCGTGATCATGGGCCTGCTGCCCGAGGTCGCGAACGACTACCGGGTCTCGATCCCCACCGCCGGTTTCCTCGTGACCGGGTATGCCCTCGGCGTGGTGCTGGGCGCGCCCCTGATGACCGTGCTCGGCACCAAGGTGTCCCGCAAGCGGATGTTGATGTTGCTGATGGGGCTCTTCGTCGTGGGCAACGTGCTCTCGGCCCTGGCTCCCGTCTTCGGCGTCATGCTCACCGGCCGTGTGGTGGCCTCACTCGCCCACGGAGCCTTCTTCGGTATCGGCTCGGTCGTCGCGGCCGACCTGGTGGCCCCGGAGAAGAAGGCCGGAGCGATCGCGATGATGTTCACCGGCCTGACCGTCGCCAACGTCGTCGGCGTCCCGCTGGGCACCTTCATCGGGCAGGGCATCGGCTGGCGAGCCACGTTCCTGATCGTGGCCGGGCTCGGTGTGCTGGGGCTCGCCGGCGTCGCCGGGCTGGTTCCGGAGCAGCCCACGCCCGAAGGCATACGGCTGCGCGACGAGTTGGCGGCCTTCCGCAATGTCCAGGTGCTGCTGGCGATGGCCATGACCGTGCTCGGTTTCGGGGGCGTGTTCGCCGCGATCACCTACATCACGCCGATGATGACCGAGGTCGCCGGGTTCGCCGATGCCTCCGTGACCTGGCTGCTCGTTCTCTTCGGCCTGGGCATGGTCGGCGGCAATCTGATCGGGGGCAAGTTCGCCGACCGGGCGCTGATGCCGCTGCTGTTCGTCTCGCTCGGCGCCCTCGCCCTGGTACTGGCCCTGTTCACCTTCACCGCCCAGGACAAGACGGCGGCGGCCGTCACCATCGTTCTCGTCGGCGGGCTTGGTTTCGCCACCGTACCGCCGCTTCAGAAGCGGGTCCTCGACCAGGCGTCGGGTGCGCCCACACTGGCGTCGGCCGTCAATATCGGCGCCTTCAACCTCGGTAACGCCCTTGCCGCCTGGCTCGGTGGCATCGTCATCGCGGCCGGTCACGGGTTCACCGCCCCCAACTGGGTGGGTGCGCTGCTCGCCGGATCGGCTCTGGTGCTGGCGATGCTCTCCAGTGCCCTCGAGCGCCGGGACGTCCACCGGGAGAGCCGCTTGGTCGCGCCTGCGGCGGCCTCCGAGCCGGCCCCGTTTGCCGCGGCCCGTCACTGA
- a CDS encoding cystathionine gamma-lyase, with protein sequence MSTGEGTRAVRAGLPEARKYEPTLPGPVFAAHYHLPGEPTGPYTYGRDSNPTWTLLEQAIGELEAPGETGVETVVFASGMAAVSAVLLSQVRAGDVVVLPDDGYQALPLVREQLEEYGVEVRTAPTGGDAQLTALDGAKLLWIETPSNPGLDVCDVRRLADAAHAGGALVAVDNTLATPLGQRPLALGADFAVASGTKGLTGHGDLLLGYVVCRNSASAARVRHWRKVVGAIPGPMEAWLAHRSLATLQLRSDRQCANALALARALAGRAEVTGLRYPGLPEDPSHEIAAKQMRRFGSVVSFELPDRDHAERFLAETRLVDDATSFGGVRSSAERRGRWGGDAVAEGFIRFSAGAEDTDDLVADVLRALDAAEG encoded by the coding sequence ATGAGCACGGGTGAGGGCACGAGGGCCGTGCGGGCCGGTCTGCCGGAGGCGCGGAAGTACGAACCGACGCTGCCGGGACCGGTCTTCGCCGCCCACTACCACCTGCCCGGTGAACCGACGGGCCCGTACACCTACGGGCGGGACTCCAATCCCACCTGGACGCTGCTGGAGCAGGCGATCGGGGAGCTGGAGGCGCCGGGGGAGACCGGGGTCGAGACCGTCGTCTTCGCCTCGGGCATGGCCGCCGTCTCGGCGGTGCTGCTGTCCCAGGTCCGCGCGGGCGACGTGGTGGTGCTCCCGGACGACGGCTACCAGGCCCTCCCGCTGGTGCGGGAGCAGCTGGAGGAGTACGGGGTCGAGGTCCGGACCGCGCCCACCGGCGGCGACGCCCAGCTCACCGCACTGGACGGGGCGAAGCTGCTGTGGATCGAGACCCCCTCCAACCCGGGGCTCGACGTGTGCGACGTACGGCGGCTCGCGGACGCCGCGCACGCAGGCGGAGCCCTGGTCGCGGTCGACAACACACTCGCGACCCCGCTCGGCCAGCGCCCGCTGGCCCTCGGCGCCGACTTCGCGGTCGCCAGCGGCACCAAGGGCCTGACGGGCCATGGCGACCTGCTGCTCGGTTACGTGGTCTGCCGGAACTCCGCATCGGCCGCTCGGGTACGGCACTGGCGCAAGGTCGTGGGCGCGATCCCGGGCCCCATGGAGGCGTGGCTGGCGCATCGCTCGCTGGCCACGCTCCAGCTCCGGTCCGACCGTCAGTGTGCGAATGCGCTCGCCCTCGCGCGGGCGCTGGCCGGGCGGGCGGAGGTCACCGGACTGCGCTACCCCGGACTGCCCGAGGACCCCTCGCACGAGATCGCCGCGAAGCAGATGCGCCGCTTCGGCTCGGTGGTCTCCTTCGAACTGCCCGACCGTGACCACGCGGAGCGCTTCCTCGCGGAGACACGGCTCGTCGACGACGCCACCAGCTTCGGCGGTGTCCGCTCCAGCGCCGAACGCAGGGGGCGGTGGGGCGGCGACGCCGTGGCGGAGGGCTTCATCCGCTTCTCGGCGGGCGCGGAGGACACGGACGACCTCGTCGCGGACGTGCTCCGGGCGCTGGACGCGGCGGAGGGCTGA
- a CDS encoding LysR family transcriptional regulator, with product MDLALLRTFVTVHRAGSFTRAAALLGLSQPAVTSQIRTLERQLGRPLFLRQARGVTPTTVGDELAHRTAPHLDALVEIVEAGLDDESGVRTLHLAGPPEFTSARVLPALAPLVSQGLALRTSFTGNAEEALEGLAAGHHELAVTTARPRGGLLASTPLCDEEHVLVASPRWAARLGDGMLLRKGAVVLEQLPVVEVHESLPFVSRYWSSVFDSRPPAVAAVIAPDLRAARESAAAGAGLAVLPRYLCRGDLDSGRLVALLEPPVPPLRTYFLVVRTGTLALPHIARAHEGLLRAATAW from the coding sequence ATGGATCTGGCCCTGCTGCGCACATTCGTCACGGTGCACCGGGCCGGGTCGTTCACCCGCGCCGCCGCTCTGCTCGGGCTCTCCCAGCCCGCGGTGACCAGCCAGATAAGGACCCTGGAACGGCAGCTGGGGCGGCCGCTCTTCCTCCGCCAGGCGCGCGGGGTCACGCCCACGACCGTCGGCGACGAGCTGGCCCACCGGACCGCCCCTCATCTGGACGCGCTCGTCGAGATCGTGGAGGCGGGCCTGGACGACGAGTCCGGCGTACGCACCCTCCACCTCGCCGGACCGCCCGAGTTCACCTCCGCGCGGGTGCTGCCCGCACTGGCCCCGCTGGTCTCGCAGGGACTGGCGCTGCGGACGTCCTTCACGGGCAACGCCGAGGAGGCACTCGAGGGGCTGGCGGCCGGGCACCACGAGCTCGCCGTGACCACGGCCCGGCCTCGCGGCGGGCTGCTCGCGTCGACCCCGCTCTGCGACGAGGAACACGTCCTGGTCGCCTCCCCGCGCTGGGCGGCGCGGCTGGGCGACGGAATGCTGCTGCGCAAGGGCGCCGTCGTGCTGGAGCAACTGCCGGTGGTCGAGGTCCACGAGTCCCTGCCGTTCGTCTCCCGCTACTGGTCCTCGGTCTTCGACAGCCGGCCACCCGCCGTGGCCGCCGTCATCGCACCCGATCTGCGGGCCGCGCGGGAATCGGCCGCCGCCGGGGCCGGGCTCGCCGTGCTGCCCCGCTACCTGTGTCGGGGCGACCTCGACAGCGGCCGGCTGGTGGCCCTGCTGGAGCCTCCCGTTCCACCACTGCGCACGTACTTCCTCGTCGTCCGGACCGGAACGCTCGCACTGCCGCACATCGCACGTGCGCACGAGGGTCTGTTGCGTGCCGCGACCGCCTGGTGA
- a CDS encoding serine hydrolase domain-containing protein has translation MTSPFEALLRSTERALLHRVAVAQSEGRAPSLVGAVARDGRLVWSGARGCAEADMPGADTQYRIGSLTKTFTAVLVLRLRDEGLLDLNDPLDKYLPGTGVGEVTIAQLLSHSAGLTAESPAPWWERTPGALRPELADVLGEQPVLHPAGRRHHYSNTGYTLLGSLIEAVRRKPWEEVLRSEVLDPLGMRRTSCDSQAPCASGWAVHPWADVVMPEPAEDLGLMAPAGQLWSTAADLCRFAGFLVQGDERVLSADSVREMRTSSAPSEPGDWESTYGLGLQIVRRNGRTLIGHTGSLPGFVACLWADAEEGVGAVVLANATSGPLLAAVAADLVHIVVEAEPRFPEPWRPMPEVDEVLLELTGAWYWGTAAFGLKLVADRGVELYPLSGNGRGSRFRVRPDGTWAGLDGYFAGETLRMVRGSDGQLVHLDLGSFVFTRQPYDPAAEVPGGVDEEGWRGLLP, from the coding sequence ATGACCTCACCTTTCGAAGCGCTCCTGCGCAGCACGGAACGCGCACTGCTGCACCGTGTTGCCGTCGCCCAGTCCGAGGGACGCGCGCCCTCCCTCGTCGGGGCGGTGGCCAGGGACGGGCGTCTTGTCTGGAGCGGCGCCCGAGGCTGCGCCGAGGCGGACATGCCGGGCGCGGACACCCAGTACCGCATCGGTTCGCTCACCAAGACGTTCACCGCCGTGCTCGTGCTGAGGCTGCGGGACGAAGGGTTGCTCGACCTGAACGATCCCCTGGACAAGTACCTTCCGGGAACAGGCGTGGGCGAGGTGACCATCGCCCAACTTCTCTCTCACAGCGCGGGACTTACGGCCGAGAGTCCCGCCCCATGGTGGGAGCGCACCCCGGGAGCGCTGCGCCCGGAGTTGGCCGATGTGCTCGGTGAGCAGCCCGTGCTCCATCCCGCCGGTCGTCGCCATCACTACTCCAACACTGGTTACACGCTGCTGGGTTCGCTGATCGAGGCGGTGCGGCGCAAGCCGTGGGAGGAGGTGCTGCGGAGCGAAGTCCTGGATCCGCTGGGCATGCGCCGCACGAGCTGTGACTCCCAGGCCCCTTGTGCGAGCGGTTGGGCGGTGCATCCGTGGGCTGATGTGGTGATGCCCGAACCGGCCGAGGACCTGGGTCTGATGGCCCCGGCCGGTCAGCTCTGGTCGACCGCGGCCGACCTCTGCCGCTTCGCCGGATTTCTCGTCCAAGGCGATGAACGGGTGCTGAGCGCGGACTCCGTGCGCGAGATGCGAACCTCGTCGGCCCCCTCCGAGCCCGGGGACTGGGAGAGCACGTATGGGCTCGGTCTGCAGATCGTCCGGAGGAACGGGCGCACGCTCATCGGCCATACCGGATCGCTGCCGGGATTCGTCGCCTGCCTCTGGGCGGACGCGGAGGAAGGCGTGGGGGCCGTGGTGCTCGCCAATGCGACGTCGGGGCCGCTGCTGGCCGCCGTGGCCGCGGATCTCGTCCACATCGTGGTGGAGGCCGAGCCTCGCTTCCCGGAGCCCTGGCGTCCGATGCCGGAGGTGGACGAGGTGCTGCTGGAACTGACGGGCGCCTGGTACTGGGGCACCGCCGCCTTCGGGCTGAAGCTCGTCGCGGACCGGGGCGTCGAGCTGTACCCGCTGTCTGGCAACGGCCGGGGCTCGCGGTTCCGCGTTCGCCCCGACGGGACGTGGGCCGGGCTGGACGGCTACTTCGCGGGCGAAACCCTTCGCATGGTGCGCGGGTCGGACGGGCAGTTGGTCCATCTCGACCTGGGATCCTTCGTCTTCACTCGGCAACCGTACGATCCGGCTGCCGAGGTGCCCGGTGGTGTGGACGAGGAGGGCTGGCGGGGCCTGCTGCCGTGA
- a CDS encoding globin domain-containing protein yields MDAPTTTSADNGTSGENGARGGGGWFTPRRQPTEGRPAPGGDEGPAREGAESADEGRIATPSRPVASIRPVGTGAERAAGSPPRGVAVPQTRTAPESRRTPGAAPRETPAPPVPPYGAGAPHGASSPRGNTDPRHGGPPQYGAPSHGGASPHEGPAPYPHQGVPSLGGGAPHFGPAPDTGAGGPRSGLFSGVSDEKSSPDAILIRGTMEEIAPVADKVTSYFYALLFVRHPDLRSLFPAAMDTQRDRLLKALLTAAEHMDNTPVLVDYLEHLGRGHRKYGTQPAHYPAVGEALIGALTRYATTTWNEETEAAWVRTYTTISQIMIDSAAENERHAPAWWHAEVVSHDLRTPDIAVVTVRPDQPYPFLAGQYTSLETPWWPRIWRHYSFAGAPRSDGLLSFHVKAVPAGWVSNALVHHARPGDVLRLGPPAGSMVVDHTTDNGMLCLGGGTGIAPIKALVEDVAEHGERRPVEVFYGARSDHDLYDIDTMLRLQQSHPWLQVRPVVDGRTQLPDAVLEYGPWNEYDAFLSGPVGMIRSGVDTLRGVGIPSERIRHDSLEELVAAAD; encoded by the coding sequence ATGGACGCTCCGACCACTACGTCGGCCGACAACGGGACCTCCGGTGAGAACGGCGCGAGGGGCGGGGGAGGCTGGTTCACCCCCCGGAGGCAGCCTACCGAAGGCCGTCCGGCTCCTGGCGGCGATGAGGGCCCTGCCCGCGAGGGAGCCGAATCGGCGGACGAGGGGCGAATAGCCACCCCCAGCCGGCCGGTCGCCTCCATCCGCCCCGTCGGCACGGGAGCCGAGCGGGCTGCCGGGTCCCCGCCGCGTGGAGTCGCCGTTCCGCAGACACGCACCGCACCCGAGTCCCGGCGCACACCGGGCGCGGCGCCGCGGGAGACGCCTGCGCCGCCGGTCCCCCCGTACGGCGCGGGTGCCCCGCACGGCGCCTCGTCGCCCCGCGGAAACACCGACCCCCGTCACGGAGGTCCTCCGCAGTACGGCGCCCCGTCCCACGGCGGCGCATCGCCTCACGAGGGCCCCGCGCCCTACCCGCACCAGGGAGTCCCCTCCCTCGGCGGCGGCGCACCCCACTTCGGCCCGGCCCCCGACACCGGAGCCGGCGGCCCCCGCTCCGGTCTGTTCTCCGGGGTCTCCGACGAGAAGTCGTCCCCCGACGCGATCCTCATCCGGGGGACCATGGAGGAGATCGCCCCGGTCGCCGACAAGGTCACGTCCTACTTCTACGCCCTGCTGTTCGTCCGCCACCCCGATCTGCGGTCCCTCTTCCCGGCCGCCATGGACACCCAGCGCGACCGGCTCCTCAAGGCGCTGCTCACCGCCGCGGAGCACATGGACAACACGCCCGTACTGGTCGACTACCTCGAGCACCTCGGCCGCGGCCACCGCAAGTACGGCACCCAACCCGCGCACTACCCCGCCGTCGGCGAGGCGCTCATCGGAGCGCTGACCCGCTACGCGACGACGACCTGGAACGAGGAGACCGAAGCCGCGTGGGTCAGGACCTACACGACCATCTCCCAGATCATGATCGACTCTGCTGCCGAGAACGAACGGCACGCGCCGGCCTGGTGGCACGCCGAAGTGGTGTCCCACGATCTCAGAACACCGGACATCGCGGTCGTCACCGTGCGCCCCGACCAGCCGTATCCGTTCCTGGCCGGTCAGTACACGAGTCTCGAGACGCCGTGGTGGCCGAGGATCTGGCGGCACTACTCCTTCGCGGGTGCGCCCCGTTCCGACGGACTGCTCTCGTTCCATGTGAAGGCCGTCCCGGCGGGCTGGGTCTCCAACGCCCTGGTCCATCACGCCCGGCCCGGCGATGTGCTCCGGCTGGGCCCGCCGGCGGGATCGATGGTCGTCGACCACACCACCGACAACGGGATGCTCTGCCTGGGCGGCGGTACCGGCATCGCGCCCATCAAGGCGCTGGTCGAAGACGTCGCCGAACACGGTGAGCGCCGTCCGGTGGAGGTGTTCTACGGGGCGCGCAGCGATCACGACCTCTACGACATCGACACGATGCTGCGGCTCCAGCAGAGCCATCCGTGGCTCCAGGTGCGCCCCGTCGTGGACGGCAGGACGCAGCTGCCCGACGCCGTGCTCGAGTACGGGCCGTGGAACGAGTACGACGCGTTCCTCTCCGGCCCGGTCGGGATGATCCGCAGCGGAGTGGACACGCTCAGGGGCGTCGGCATCCCGTCGGAGCGGATCCGTCACGACTCGCTCGAGGAGCTCGTCGCCGCCGCCGACTAG